A genome region from Deinococcus sp. KNUC1210 includes the following:
- a CDS encoding universal stress protein, with the protein MTNPESVPTPQPAAFQKIAVGVDFSSSARAALSLARQRFPGAQLKLIHVVDARAGAVPDFSTGGSVPVMPDVQVLGELSASDERQLDRLALQGEEEEVVMGDPASTLVEAAQLWGAELLVVGTHAQGVLAHFFEGSVAEAVQRRSKIPVLVVPLGS; encoded by the coding sequence ATGACCAATCCTGAAAGCGTTCCGACCCCTCAGCCAGCCGCATTTCAGAAGATCGCCGTGGGCGTCGATTTCTCGTCCAGCGCCCGCGCCGCTCTGTCGCTCGCCCGCCAGCGCTTCCCCGGCGCACAGCTCAAGCTGATTCACGTTGTGGATGCGCGTGCCGGAGCGGTCCCCGACTTCTCGACCGGCGGCAGCGTACCGGTCATGCCCGACGTGCAGGTGCTGGGCGAACTGTCGGCCAGCGACGAACGCCAGCTCGACCGACTGGCTCTTCAGGGCGAGGAAGAAGAAGTGGTGATGGGCGATCCTGCCTCCACGCTGGTCGAGGCGGCGCAGCTCTGGGGAGCCGAGCTGCTGGTGGTCGGCACACACGCCCAGGGCGTACTGGCACACTTCTTCGAGGGCTCGGTGGCCGAAGCGGTGCAGCGGCGATCAAAGATTCCGGTGCTGGTCGTGCCGCTCGGCAGCTGA
- a CDS encoding helix-turn-helix domain-containing protein — MTLREQFHTLPKLLKVSEVAEFTGTHERTVRRWIREGRLGAVESPIGIRVSRRSLWRFLGLDLAMTA; from the coding sequence GTGACACTGCGTGAACAGTTCCATACCCTGCCCAAGCTCCTGAAAGTCAGTGAAGTGGCCGAGTTTACCGGAACTCACGAACGCACTGTGCGCCGCTGGATCAGAGAAGGACGGCTGGGAGCCGTGGAAAGTCCGATTGGAATTCGGGTCTCGAGGCGCTCGCTGTGGCGTTTCCTGGGCCTCGATCTGGCAATGACCGCCTAA
- a CDS encoding cytochrome P450 — translation MSAPDASLSALDLTAPEFIRDPYPALDAVREATPAFWQQDRLFVTRYDEIARVLKDSRRFGRSVHNVLSRDEGALPHLKGDPRRASFDAFNSNHLLDSEPPEHTRLRSLVQLAFTPRRVEGLRERIGTIVQGVVEGLRERETFDLVGDYSEPLPVTVIAELLGVPQEERHQLRPWSAAIVRLYELNPSEQAISQAEQAVLDFSALLRTLLSQRRANPQDDLITALSEVEQAGERLSEQELVDTCILLLNAGHEASVNGLTAGVLNLWRSGQWQDVVQAAQQDAPESYFRTAMEELLRFDTPLPMFERWVQEETEVAGVPVQPGQKVALLYASGNRDPRKFSEPDRLRLDRDPNPHLTFGLGIHYCLGAPLARLELSASLRALALAFPRLEVDDFAYGGGFVIRGLERMSVRSL, via the coding sequence ATGTCCGCTCCCGACGCGTCTCTCTCCGCCCTCGATCTGACAGCCCCTGAGTTCATCCGCGATCCGTATCCCGCGCTGGACGCGGTGCGCGAGGCCACGCCCGCCTTCTGGCAGCAGGACCGCCTGTTCGTCACGCGCTACGACGAGATCGCACGGGTCCTGAAGGACAGCCGCCGCTTCGGGCGCAGCGTCCACAACGTCCTGTCACGCGATGAGGGCGCACTCCCCCACCTGAAGGGCGACCCACGCCGTGCCAGCTTCGACGCTTTCAACAGCAATCATCTGCTCGACTCCGAGCCGCCTGAGCACACCCGTCTGCGTTCGCTGGTGCAGCTCGCCTTCACGCCGCGCCGGGTGGAGGGCCTGCGCGAACGCATCGGCACCATTGTGCAGGGCGTGGTCGAGGGGCTGCGCGAGCGCGAAACCTTCGATCTGGTGGGCGATTATTCCGAGCCGCTGCCCGTGACGGTGATCGCCGAACTGCTGGGCGTACCGCAGGAAGAGCGCCATCAGCTCCGGCCGTGGTCGGCGGCCATCGTGCGGCTGTACGAGCTGAATCCGTCCGAGCAGGCCATTTCTCAGGCAGAGCAGGCCGTGCTCGACTTCTCGGCGCTGCTGCGAACCCTGCTGAGCCAGCGCCGGGCCAACCCACAGGACGACCTGATCACGGCGCTCTCGGAGGTCGAGCAGGCGGGCGAGCGGCTGAGCGAACAGGAACTCGTGGACACCTGCATCCTGCTGCTGAATGCCGGACACGAGGCCAGCGTGAACGGCCTGACGGCGGGTGTGCTGAACCTGTGGCGCAGCGGGCAGTGGCAGGACGTGGTGCAGGCGGCCCAGCAGGACGCGCCCGAGAGCTACTTCAGGACCGCGATGGAAGAACTGCTGCGCTTCGACACGCCGCTGCCGATGTTCGAGCGCTGGGTGCAGGAAGAGACCGAGGTAGCGGGCGTGCCGGTTCAGCCGGGGCAGAAGGTGGCGCTGCTGTATGCCAGCGGCAACCGCGACCCGCGCAAGTTCAGCGAGCCGGACCGGCTGCGACTGGACCGCGATCCCAATCCGCACCTGACCTTCGGGCTGGGCATTCACTACTGCCTGGGTGCGCCGCTGGCCCGCCTGGAGCTGAGCGCCAGTCTGCGGGCGCTGGCACTGGCCTTCCCGCGTCTGGAAGTCGACGACTTCGCGTATGGAGGCGGTTTCGTGATTCGCGGCCTGGAGAGGATGAGCGTTCGCAGTCTGTAA
- a CDS encoding organic hydroperoxide resistance protein yields the protein MSNLYTAQATAQGGRAGRVESSDGRIELDLSVPSEIGGDGGPGTNPEQLFAAGYAACFQGALGVVGRRNKVDTEQSRVTAQVGLQKAGLAFALDVELQVQIPGVDRETAQKLVEQAHQVCPYSVGTRGNVDVRLTILD from the coding sequence ATGAGTAATCTGTATACGGCACAGGCAACGGCGCAGGGTGGACGCGCCGGACGGGTGGAGAGCAGCGACGGGCGCATCGAACTCGATCTCAGCGTTCCCAGCGAGATCGGCGGCGACGGCGGCCCCGGCACCAACCCCGAGCAGCTGTTCGCGGCGGGCTACGCGGCCTGCTTTCAGGGAGCGCTGGGTGTGGTAGGTCGGCGCAACAAGGTCGATACCGAGCAGAGCCGCGTCACGGCGCAGGTTGGCCTCCAGAAAGCTGGCCTCGCGTTTGCGCTCGATGTGGAATTGCAGGTGCAGATTCCCGGCGTAGACCGCGAAACCGCTCAGAAGCTGGTCGAGCAGGCCCATCAGGTATGCCCGTACAGCGTCGGAACGCGGGGCAACGTGGACGTGCGCCTCACGATTCTCGACTGA
- a CDS encoding metallophosphoesterase, with the protein MSLSQPSIANIPALKVSAAPQLSPRPVLEPLQLVQTQAATHKVLVLADYVHPYVYRNGFPSGLPDVDLVLAAGDLPGYYLEFLATQLPAPVVYVPGNHENEYITEGETRIAARGVINAHGRVVEVAGLRVAGWGGVPKYRESKEGQYTDLQARWGLGLLAMRARKDVDIFLTHAPPPGPHAGKDHAHRGCESIQQFMERRHPKLVVHGHIHEYEGKKFEYTDTVSGARVVNAYGYHILDF; encoded by the coding sequence ATGTCCTTGTCACAGCCATCCATAGCCAACATCCCGGCCCTGAAAGTCTCGGCGGCTCCGCAGCTGTCGCCGCGCCCGGTGTTGGAACCGCTTCAACTGGTTCAGACGCAGGCCGCGACCCATAAAGTGCTGGTGCTGGCCGACTATGTACACCCCTATGTGTACCGCAACGGCTTTCCCTCTGGTCTGCCGGATGTCGATCTGGTGCTGGCGGCAGGCGACCTGCCCGGCTACTACCTCGAATTTCTGGCGACCCAGTTGCCCGCTCCGGTGGTCTATGTACCGGGCAATCACGAAAATGAATACATCACGGAAGGCGAGACCCGCATCGCGGCGCGTGGCGTCATCAACGCGCATGGGCGGGTCGTCGAAGTGGCCGGACTGCGTGTGGCGGGCTGGGGCGGCGTTCCCAAGTACCGCGAGAGCAAGGAAGGTCAGTACACCGACCTTCAGGCACGCTGGGGCCTGGGCCTGCTGGCGATGCGTGCCCGCAAAGATGTCGATATCTTCTTGACGCACGCGCCGCCGCCCGGCCCCCACGCTGGCAAAGACCACGCTCACCGGGGCTGCGAGTCGATCCAGCAGTTCATGGAGCGTCGCCACCCGAAGCTGGTCGTCCACGGGCATATTCATGAATACGAGGGCAAGAAGTTCGAGTACACCGACACGGTCAGCGGCGCACGGGTCGTGAACGCCTACGGGTATCACATCCTCGATTTCTGA